One genomic window of Paenibacillus xylanilyticus includes the following:
- a CDS encoding diguanylate cyclase domain-containing protein, producing the protein MRNKAPIQRIAWGYASLIGLAVIQQLVIYLKIYMNQSFTTLDVIFSIVSLGALVLGFVIPVGVSVVAGFVYLVSYFVWLVTYANVDVLTFSWWLLIPANVAVAAFIKASLVRSARVMERLQELQDRNPELDLDTTLGNKEALADTVIKQSNLARRYSEQYGFSMAMFKIEFLPLVLESLGSVRYAQFLLELSNTIQKQIRFEDYKFFVDRGRFVILCPMTNVEYLPVLTARIKKAMMDLQFIDKKGNELQTVIRSGALVFQKEQFSKYEDIDAVIAALERNTETDLIGEYI; encoded by the coding sequence ATGAGAAACAAAGCACCTATCCAACGTATCGCATGGGGATATGCCAGTCTGATTGGATTAGCTGTTATTCAGCAGCTCGTCATCTATCTCAAAATCTACATGAATCAGAGTTTTACCACGCTTGATGTCATATTCAGCATTGTGTCGCTTGGCGCGCTGGTCCTTGGTTTTGTGATACCTGTCGGAGTGTCTGTTGTTGCCGGGTTTGTATACCTGGTTTCTTATTTTGTATGGCTTGTGACCTACGCGAACGTGGATGTACTGACGTTCTCATGGTGGCTGCTGATTCCGGCCAATGTGGCGGTGGCTGCCTTCATTAAAGCCAGTCTGGTTCGAAGCGCACGTGTGATGGAGCGGCTGCAGGAACTGCAGGATCGCAATCCCGAGCTGGATCTGGACACCACCCTCGGCAATAAGGAGGCCCTTGCAGATACGGTTATCAAGCAGAGTAACCTGGCAAGAAGATACTCGGAGCAGTATGGGTTCAGCATGGCTATGTTCAAGATTGAATTTCTGCCGCTGGTCCTTGAATCACTCGGATCCGTTCGGTATGCACAGTTCCTGCTTGAGCTGTCGAACACCATTCAGAAGCAAATTCGGTTCGAAGATTATAAGTTTTTTGTAGACCGGGGACGGTTCGTCATTCTCTGTCCGATGACCAATGTGGAATATTTGCCTGTGCTCACAGCACGGATCAAAAAGGCCATGATGGATCTGCAATTTATCGATAAAAAGGGAAACGAGCTGCAGACGGTTATTCGCTCCGGTGCACTTGTTTTTCAGAAGGAACAGTTCAGTAAGTACGAGGATATCGATGCTGTAATTGCTGCGCTAGAACGGAATACAGAGACAGATCTCATTGGAGAATACATCTAG
- a CDS encoding glycosyl hydrolase family 8, which yields MKSIKRRRLTWLVALSVIAVSIIAWSFLYMKERFVMNAVSPTVAFVQNHMTNPNGTLASYLQDAASEQADIVAGREALSESLGLWMQYAVAKNDQSLFEQSYELLTTYFLMPQKYIAWKLDKEGKAHVTTNALGDDFRIIDALLKAADQWEQGRDAKLTTAAEISRTLSQSVQNEGYFVDFHDFAGGYSPDTLSLVYVDLPALEQLEKHEMLQPGTYAKYENLLQNMPDDGVFYPKTFNVVSQQFTYDDKVNMIDQLIVANHLVQTSRKPDKLISFLKKEFKTRHQLPGQYVRNNRAPAVTYESPSVYGLAILLAVRTGDPKWAKLLYNHMITMRGQDGAYPGGYVFDGNTHMFDNLFPLLGETELQKFLKK from the coding sequence ATGAAGAGCATCAAGCGTAGAAGACTGACGTGGCTGGTGGCACTATCCGTTATTGCAGTCAGTATTATAGCCTGGTCGTTTCTGTACATGAAGGAGAGGTTTGTGATGAACGCGGTGTCCCCGACGGTGGCATTTGTCCAGAACCATATGACCAATCCGAATGGCACGCTGGCTTCCTATTTGCAGGATGCTGCTTCAGAGCAGGCGGACATTGTTGCCGGCAGGGAGGCGTTGTCAGAGTCACTTGGTTTGTGGATGCAATATGCGGTGGCCAAGAACGATCAGTCTTTGTTTGAACAGAGCTATGAACTGCTGACGACTTATTTTCTGATGCCTCAGAAGTATATTGCCTGGAAACTGGACAAGGAAGGCAAGGCCCACGTAACGACGAATGCACTTGGTGATGATTTTCGAATTATAGACGCATTATTGAAGGCTGCGGATCAATGGGAACAGGGCAGAGATGCGAAGTTGACCACGGCTGCCGAGATTTCCCGTACCTTGAGCCAATCCGTACAGAATGAAGGATACTTTGTCGATTTTCATGACTTTGCAGGAGGGTATTCCCCGGATACGTTGAGCTTGGTATATGTGGACTTGCCGGCTCTCGAGCAGTTGGAAAAACACGAGATGCTGCAGCCTGGGACCTACGCCAAGTATGAGAATTTGCTTCAAAACATGCCTGATGACGGAGTGTTCTATCCCAAAACATTCAACGTTGTGAGCCAGCAGTTTACATATGATGACAAGGTGAATATGATCGATCAGCTCATCGTAGCGAACCACTTAGTCCAGACCAGCCGGAAACCGGACAAGCTGATTTCTTTTTTAAAAAAGGAATTCAAAACCCGCCATCAGCTGCCCGGACAGTATGTCCGTAATAATCGTGCACCTGCGGTAACCTATGAATCGCCTTCCGTATATGGACTCGCCATCTTGCTTGCCGTGCGCACCGGTGATCCAAAATGGGCCAAACTGCTGTATAACCATATGATCACAATGCGTGGTCAGGATGGGGCTTATCCGGGAGGATATGTGTTTGATGGGAACACCCATATGTTTGATAATCTGTTCCCTTTGCTTGGAGAGACAGAATTACAGAAGTTTCTTAAAAAGTAA
- a CDS encoding MarR family winged helix-turn-helix transcriptional regulator, with amino-acid sequence MTEKKEVLREIGMIARCLDSISNVEFQHLNLSRGQYLYLYRICENPGIIPNQLAEMIKVDRTTAARAISKLEADGFIVKKSALGNKKNKQLYPTEAGLDAWAFIQKEGVHSDQVTLEGLTEEEIELAVSLLRRMRHNIEVDWKFVKKGGRRAYMNESE; translated from the coding sequence ATGACTGAGAAAAAAGAAGTGCTGCGCGAGATCGGCATGATCGCACGTTGTTTGGATTCCATCAGCAATGTTGAATTTCAACATTTGAACCTCTCTCGTGGACAGTATTTGTATCTGTATCGCATATGCGAGAACCCTGGCATCATTCCTAACCAGCTGGCCGAGATGATTAAAGTGGACCGTACCACGGCAGCCAGAGCGATCAGCAAGTTGGAAGCAGACGGGTTTATCGTCAAGAAGTCAGCATTGGGTAATAAAAAGAACAAGCAATTATATCCAACAGAGGCCGGACTGGATGCCTGGGCTTTTATTCAAAAAGAGGGAGTGCACTCCGACCAGGTTACGCTGGAAGGACTGACAGAGGAAGAGATTGAGCTGGCGGTCAGCCTTCTACGGCGGATGCGCCATAATATCGAAGTTGATTGGAAGTTTGTCAAAAAAGGCGGCCGCCGGGCCTACATGAACGAGTCCGAATGA